The proteins below are encoded in one region of Zerene cesonia ecotype Mississippi chromosome 10, Zerene_cesonia_1.1, whole genome shotgun sequence:
- the LOC119829469 gene encoding uncharacterized protein LOC119829469 isoform X3, translating to MQIVLATCFLLFAATIGPAAAQRITTIQLDGVQYFISRMNPYSPELNYFLAYQYCRSLGLQLASFETKEKADSITTYLTNAGYNKYDFWTSGNNLGTDMYLWMSTGLPFNATFNYMRRLTMDQPSQHADDSMDPLDVPQGSTAPQRTARHGTEHVMTNGCVALKAPTFHWEPQHCGEIKDFICEQTRCYYYNYGSIPVSSAQGKPLSMTTTTTAHPLTSSSPPPPRSEHLPTHFTLNDLIGKLRPSSLDGLQSPHLKTGALLKSPPQIDSHYSRAADAHSKEPEREPKEEHTQGPYEDDEGMAGDDPAAYLTQEAHDAPTAEEVPSTAEPDATERSVHASGMLAPPAY from the exons CTCAAAGGATAACAACGATACAGCTGGATGGagtgcaatattttatatccagGATGAACCCCTATAGTCCAGAGCTCAACTATTTCTTAGCGTACCAGTATTGCAG ATCATTAGGTCTCCAATTAGCTTCATTTGAGACTAAAGAAAAGGCAGACTCTATCACAACGTATCTAACGAATGCTG gatacaataaatatgatttctgGACATCTGGAAATAACCTCGGTACTGATATGTACCTATGGATGAGCACTGGTCTGCCGTTCAACGCTACCTTCAACTATATGAGACGCCTCACCATGGACCAGCCCAGCCAACATGCTGATGACAGCATGGACCCTCTGGATGTCCCACAAGGCAGCACAGCACCCCAACGTACCGCGAGACATGG AACTGAGCATGTGATGACCAACGGTTGCGTGGCGCTAAAGGCACCGACGTTCCACTGGGAGCCACAACACTGCGGTGAAATCAAAGACTTCATCTGCGAACAAACGCGCTGCTACTACTACAACTACGGATCAATCCCCGTATCTTCTGCGCAGGG AAAGCCCCTTTCGATGACGACCACGACGACAGCGCATCCGCTCACGTCGTCGTCGCCACCACCACCCCGCTCTGAGCACCTGCCGACCCACTTCACACTGAATGACCTCATCGGCAAGCTGCGTCCTTCTTCGCTCGACGGCCTTCAGTCCCCGCATCTTAAGACCGGCGCTCTCTTAAAGTCACCCCCACAAATTGACTCGCACTACTCCCGTGCCGCTGATGCTCATTCAAAGGAGCCTGAACGCGAACCAAAGGAGGAGCACACTCAAGGCCCATATGAAGATGATGAGGGTATGGCGGGTGATGACCCTGCTGCCTACTTGACCCAAGAGGCTCATGATGCGCCAACTGCCGAGGAGGTGCCTTCCACTGCCGAACCGGACGCTACTGAACGATCCGTCCATGCTAGCGGCATGCTAGCACCCCCTGCCTACTAG
- the LOC119829469 gene encoding uncharacterized protein LOC119829469 isoform X5 produces MQIVLATCFLLFAATIGPAAAQRITTIQLDGVQYFISRMNPYSPELNYFLAYQYCRSLGLQLASFETKEKADSITTYLTNAGYNKYDFWTSGNNLGTDMYLWMSTGLPFNATFNYMRRLTMDQPSQHADDSMDPLDVPQGSTAPQRTARHGTEHVMTNGCVALKAPTFHWEPQHCGEIKDFICEQTRCYYYNYGSIPVSSAQG; encoded by the exons CTCAAAGGATAACAACGATACAGCTGGATGGagtgcaatattttatatccagGATGAACCCCTATAGTCCAGAGCTCAACTATTTCTTAGCGTACCAGTATTGCAG ATCATTAGGTCTCCAATTAGCTTCATTTGAGACTAAAGAAAAGGCAGACTCTATCACAACGTATCTAACGAATGCTG gatacaataaatatgatttctgGACATCTGGAAATAACCTCGGTACTGATATGTACCTATGGATGAGCACTGGTCTGCCGTTCAACGCTACCTTCAACTATATGAGACGCCTCACCATGGACCAGCCCAGCCAACATGCTGATGACAGCATGGACCCTCTGGATGTCCCACAAGGCAGCACAGCACCCCAACGTACCGCGAGACATGG AACTGAGCATGTGATGACCAACGGTTGCGTGGCGCTAAAGGCACCGACGTTCCACTGGGAGCCACAACACTGCGGTGAAATCAAAGACTTCATCTGCGAACAAACGCGCTGCTACTACTACAACTACGGATCAATCCCCGTATCTTCTGCGCAGGGGTAA
- the LOC119829332 gene encoding uncharacterized protein LOC119829332, producing the protein MLFHIWDTNCKKYKNLQERLCKFAQAAKGENIKSLRMFLQLFKNSWDSAYVGGSHPLHPNVPKAVVSLYKLRIVDYFFPPIGEDPRKNG; encoded by the exons atgttatttcatatatgGGATACTAActgtaaaaagtataaaaatttacaggaAAGACTGT GTAAATTCGCGCAAGCTGCCAAAGGAGAAAACATAAAATCCCTGCGTATGTTCTTGCAGCTTTTCAAGAATAGTTGGGACAGCGCGTATGTCGGGGGCTCGCATCCCTTACACCCCAATGTACCTAAAGCTGTCGTGAGCCTTTACAAATTGAGGATTGTCGATTACTTCTTTCCCCCCATCGGAGAAGACCCAAGGAAGAACGgctaa
- the LOC119829333 gene encoding uncharacterized protein LOC119829333, translated as MNTDHRNDGDGWRAVPANQANYAARSYSDDDDPSQGRDKSDELLPRSYILSTRCMMRDFATCHDDFGLKPPDGVLKERTFPWLGFVQYLHVTTGLPHHSKAPRVVLVHKQFAMGTATDMLLLPKNYKLGNVLFGDYVRDEEDCGLTRSQTKMGVSCPRAYLEIPLIDISPHPEYSRFGVGNSLALVKLLRPVKSQYMIPICLPSIDEREKKRRNKFVFMVDYLSSVPRDFDSEKMAKKTLKFYTHKECRKLRMRSKLGSEGVTHVLCSSGCGIRPGAPLVTHALEGSFQLMGIAAGGAPCNRRSMRNRLNKEPPLYIDVYPYVNWIINYITANVLPRPYPETFQLVDGGPAMGINKGYLRARKPQRSGWRARTFVSGNTCFKSLKKQSTTAFFYSENFEVNADPPGKLNVIMKISAGIECTIVCARLLLPNRLVTPVIEGVGGYNITITFNTEWFPYTFYFGLGLNGKNTTYRDFSKWIVERSPGFW; from the exons gttatattCTGTCAACAAGATGTATGATGCGCGATTTCGCGACGTGTCATGATGACTTCGGCTTAAAGCCTCCAGATGGAGTCCTTAAAGAGCGCACATTCCCATGGCTGGGCTTTGTTCAATATCTTCATG TTACCACAGGCTTGCCACATCATAGCAAGGCTCCGAGAGTAGTTTTAGTACACAAACAATTCGCTATGGGCACAGCCACTGATATGCTTCTTTTACCCAAGAACTATAAATT GGGCAATGTTTTGTTCGGGGACTACGTTCGAGATGAAGAAGATTGCGGCCTCACTCGGTCACAGACAAAAATGGGAGTGTCGTGTCCGAGAGCTTATCTGGAGATCCCTCTCATAGATATCAGCCCACATCCTGAGTATTCTAG ATTTGGAGTTGGCAACAGTCTCGCTTTAGTGAAGCTTTTAAGGCCGGTTAAATCAC AATATATGATACCTATATGTTTGCCCTCAATTGACGAGCGTGAAAAGAAACGGaggaataaatttgtttttatggttGATTATCTaagtt CTGTGCCGAGAGACTTTGACTCTGAGAAAATGGCAAAAaagactttaaaattttatacccACAAAGAGTGCAGGAAACTCAGAATGCGCAGC AAACTGGGCAGCGAAGGCGTCACACACGTTTTGTGTAGTTCTGGATGTGGCATCCGGCCAGGAGCTCCCTTAGTCACCCACGCGCTTGAAGGGAGTTTCCAGCTCATGGGGATAGCCGCTGGTGGAGCTCCATGCAACCGGCGGTCTATGAGGAACAGACTAAACAAAGAACCTCCTCTGTATATTGATGTTTATCCATATGTCAACtggataattaattacatcacCGCTAATGTTTTACCGCGACCTTACCCAGAAACCTTTCAGTTAGTTGACGGCGGTCCTG cAATGGGAATAAATAAAGGGTATTTAAGAGCAAGAAAACCCCAACGATCTGGTTGGCGTGCGCGTACCTTCGTATCAGGGAACACGTGCtttaaaagcttaaaaaaGCAAAGCACTACAGCATTCTTTTATTCCGAAAACTTTGAAGTAAACGCTGATCCTCCTGGGAAATTGAATGTCATTATGAAg atatCAGCGGGCATAGAGTGTACAATTGTGTGTGCACGTCTCTTATTGCCTAATCGTCTCGTAACGCCTGTAATAGAGGGAGTTGGtggttataatataacaattacttTCAACACAGAATGGTTTCCATACACTTTCTATTTTGGCTTAGGTCTCAACGGGAAGAATACCACTTACAGAGACTTCTCAAAATGGATTGTAGAACGGTCACCTGGTTTTtggtag
- the LOC119829469 gene encoding uncharacterized protein LOC119829469 isoform X4 produces MQIVLATCFLLFAATIGPAAAQRITTIQLDGVQYFISRMNPYSPELNYFLAYQYCRSLGLQLASFETKEKADSITTYLTNAGYNKYDFWTSGNNLGTDMYLWMSTGLPFNATFNYMRRLTMDQPSQHADDSMDPLDVPQGSTAPQRTARHGLFSRTEHVMTNGCVALKAPTFHWEPQHCGEIKDFICEQTRCYYYNYGSIPVSSAQG; encoded by the exons CTCAAAGGATAACAACGATACAGCTGGATGGagtgcaatattttatatccagGATGAACCCCTATAGTCCAGAGCTCAACTATTTCTTAGCGTACCAGTATTGCAG ATCATTAGGTCTCCAATTAGCTTCATTTGAGACTAAAGAAAAGGCAGACTCTATCACAACGTATCTAACGAATGCTG gatacaataaatatgatttctgGACATCTGGAAATAACCTCGGTACTGATATGTACCTATGGATGAGCACTGGTCTGCCGTTCAACGCTACCTTCAACTATATGAGACGCCTCACCATGGACCAGCCCAGCCAACATGCTGATGACAGCATGGACCCTCTGGATGTCCCACAAGGCAGCACAGCACCCCAACGTACCGCGAGACATGG tcTGTTTTCCAGAACTGAGCATGTGATGACCAACGGTTGCGTGGCGCTAAAGGCACCGACGTTCCACTGGGAGCCACAACACTGCGGTGAAATCAAAGACTTCATCTGCGAACAAACGCGCTGCTACTACTACAACTACGGATCAATCCCCGTATCTTCTGCGCAGGGGTAA
- the LOC119829469 gene encoding uncharacterized protein LOC119829469 isoform X1 yields MQIVLATCFLLFAATIGPAAAQRITTIQLDGVQYFISRMNPYSPELNYFLAYQYCRSLGLQLASFETKEKADSITTYLTNAGYNKYDFWTSGNNLGTDMYLWMSTGLPFNATFNYMRRLTMDQPSQHADDSMDPLDVPQGSTAPQRTARHGLFSRTEHVMTNGCVALKAPTFHWEPQHCGEIKDFICEQTRCYYYNYGSIPVSSAQGKPLSMTTTTTAHPLTSSSPPPPRSEHLPTHFTLNDLIGKLRPSSLDGLQSPHLKTGALLKSPPQIDSHYSRAADAHSKEPEREPKEEHTQGPYEDDEGMAGDDPAAYLTQEAHDAPTAEEVPSTAEPDATERSVHASGMLAPPAY; encoded by the exons CTCAAAGGATAACAACGATACAGCTGGATGGagtgcaatattttatatccagGATGAACCCCTATAGTCCAGAGCTCAACTATTTCTTAGCGTACCAGTATTGCAG ATCATTAGGTCTCCAATTAGCTTCATTTGAGACTAAAGAAAAGGCAGACTCTATCACAACGTATCTAACGAATGCTG gatacaataaatatgatttctgGACATCTGGAAATAACCTCGGTACTGATATGTACCTATGGATGAGCACTGGTCTGCCGTTCAACGCTACCTTCAACTATATGAGACGCCTCACCATGGACCAGCCCAGCCAACATGCTGATGACAGCATGGACCCTCTGGATGTCCCACAAGGCAGCACAGCACCCCAACGTACCGCGAGACATGG tcTGTTTTCCAGAACTGAGCATGTGATGACCAACGGTTGCGTGGCGCTAAAGGCACCGACGTTCCACTGGGAGCCACAACACTGCGGTGAAATCAAAGACTTCATCTGCGAACAAACGCGCTGCTACTACTACAACTACGGATCAATCCCCGTATCTTCTGCGCAGGG AAAGCCCCTTTCGATGACGACCACGACGACAGCGCATCCGCTCACGTCGTCGTCGCCACCACCACCCCGCTCTGAGCACCTGCCGACCCACTTCACACTGAATGACCTCATCGGCAAGCTGCGTCCTTCTTCGCTCGACGGCCTTCAGTCCCCGCATCTTAAGACCGGCGCTCTCTTAAAGTCACCCCCACAAATTGACTCGCACTACTCCCGTGCCGCTGATGCTCATTCAAAGGAGCCTGAACGCGAACCAAAGGAGGAGCACACTCAAGGCCCATATGAAGATGATGAGGGTATGGCGGGTGATGACCCTGCTGCCTACTTGACCCAAGAGGCTCATGATGCGCCAACTGCCGAGGAGGTGCCTTCCACTGCCGAACCGGACGCTACTGAACGATCCGTCCATGCTAGCGGCATGCTAGCACCCCCTGCCTACTAG
- the LOC119829645 gene encoding protein app1-like: MYTSRYCDSEMKGIILLVCAAISYARGSAVAWPGAVHLGASVVKTIIPPQVKGFAYSTSQYINSAPPYLSYQPQISYQLPQYGVYPTFPSVPAYQPILPPSYYPGSSILIPSPSPNPVPPPAGFPSAPSPPSIPQQPAQGSPFPPAQDAGDEDTAVIDSAEFGPGRQQTTQSSQSYDTRNMPEYPQIPQYQNSPQAPQIPQAPQAPQAPQAPQAPQAPQAPQAPQAPQIPQIPQIPQYPQYPQYPQYPGSSGVSQIPQFPQINQPQPPQFQPNLPFPQIPQNPQFQPNPPFQQNPPFQQSPQQQQIAGQQSGFPSAPNGNQNFNDEDTISVESV, encoded by the exons ATGTACACATCTCGTTATTGTGACTCCGAGATGAAG ggAATAATACTGCTGGTTTGTGCTGCGATTAGTTATGCGCGGGGTAGCGCCGTGGCATGGCCTGGAGCGGTTCACTTAGGCGCATCCGTTGTCAAAACCATCATCCCGCCGCAAGTAAAAGGATTTGCCTATTCAACCAGCCAATATATTAATTCT GCGCCTCCGTACCTTTCCTATCAGCCACAAATCAGTTACCAGTTACCCCAGTATGGAGTCTATCCCACATTCCCAAGCGTGCCAGCCTATCAACCAATATTGCCTCCGTCTTATTACCCAGGCTCTAGTATCTTGATACCCTCGCCATCTCCTAATCCAGTACCTCCTCCTGCCGGATTTCCTAGCGCGCCATCCCCACCATCTATACCACAACAACCAGCACAAGGATCACCATTCCCACCTGCTCAAGACGCTGGAGATGAAGATACCGCAGTAATTGACTCTGCAGAATTCGGCCCCGGACGGCAACAAACCACGCAATCATCGCAGTCATATGACACAAGGAACATGCCTGAATACCCGCAAATTCCTCAGTATCAGAACAGTCCACAGGCTCCTCAAATACCTCAAGCACCACAGGCCCCACAGGCCCCACAGGCGCCACAAGCTCCACAAGCCCCACAAGCCCCACAAGCCCCACAAGCCCCACAAATTCCACAGATTCCACAAATTCCTCAATATCCCCAATATCCCCAATATCCCCAATATCCTGGGTCTTCTGGAGTCAGCCAAATCCCGCAATTCCCTCAAATCAATCAGCCGCAACCCCCACAGTTCCAACCTAACCTACCTTTCCCACAGATTCCACAGAATCCACAGTTCCAACCAAACCCTCCATTCCAACAGAACCCACCTTTCCAACAATCAccacaacaacaacaaatagctggacaacaaAGCGGTTTTCCATCAGCGCCAAATGGAAACCAAAACTTCAATGACGAAGATACGATATCTGTAGAATCTGTCTAA